Within the Nitrospira sp. genome, the region GCGTCAGCTGGCCGAAGGCTATATTCGGCGGCGCGCCATCCGTCACTTGGAAAAGAAACGCGTGGTGATCTTTGCCGGAGGTACGGGGAACCCCTATTTCTCCACCGACACCGCTGCGTCGCTCAGGGCGATGGAAATCGGTGCGCAGGTCATCATGAAAGGCACCAAGGTCGACGGCATCTACGACAGCGATCCGGTCAAAAATCCACAAGCCAAAAAATACAACGAGATTCCTTTTCTCTCGATTCTCACCCAGAATCTCAAAGTCATGGACTCAACCGCCATCAGCTTGTGCATGGACAACCGATTGCCGTTGATCGTCTTCAACTTGAAAGAAAAGGGCAACTTCAAACGTGTCGTCCAGGGAGATTCCATCGGAACCCTGGTCACCGTGGAAAGCCGCTAAGGGAGAGGCTGATGTCGACGGCGCAGGAAGTCAAACACCGGGTTACCGAAAAGATGGATCACGCGATCGAGCATTTGAAACGTGACTTGGCGGGAATCCGCACCGGTCGCGCGTCGGTGGCTCTCCTCGACGGCATCAAAGTCGATTATTACGGCACACTGACCCCGTTGAAACAGGTGGCGAACGTGGCGACGCCGGAGGCCCGCCTCATCACGATTCAACCGTGGGAACAGAACCTGATCCGGGAAGTTGAAAAGGCGATTCAAACCTCCGACCTGGGACTGACGCCCTCGAACGACGGCAAAATGATCCGCATTCCCCTTCCTCCGCTGACCGAAGAGCGCCGCAAGGATCTCATTAAGGTCTGTAAAAAGCACGGCGAAGAAATGAAGGTACAGATTCGCGGCTTTCGGCGGGACGGAAATGAGGAATTGAAGAAATTGCAGAAAGACGCCAAGCTCACCGAAGACGAGCTGCGAAAGTCGGAAACAGAGATCCAAAAATTCACCGACCAGTATGTGCAGAAAATCGACGACATGATGAAGAAAAAAGAAGGCGAAATTCTGGAAGTCTAGCGCCCCAATTCTGTTGTCAGACACTGCGTGTACCAGCCGTCCGAATCCTCCCCAACTTCAGCCTCCGTTGATCTGACTGCTCTCGCACAGAATGTTGCCCATGTGCGCCGTCTGGCGCCGCATGCCGAGATGCTGGCCGTCGTCAAGGCTAATGCCTACGGACATGGCGCGGTCGAGATTACTCGCGCACTGCAACAACTGGCCGTCCACCGGTTCGGCGTAGCCACGGTGGACGAAGGCGTTGCGCTTCGCCAAGCCGGCATCCGTGATGCCATCGTCGTCTTAGGCGCGACCATGCCCGCGCAATTTTCTGACCTCGCCGCCCACCGGTTGACTCCCGTTCTCTATCGTGCCGACTTGGTCCAAACATTTGCCGCCGCCGTCGAACCAAGCGCGACACCCTACCCCGTTCACATCAAAATCGAAACCGGGATGGGACGATTGGGTGTGCTGCCGCACGAACTGCCCGATCTTCTTTCCAAGCCTGAATTCCGCGCGCCGCTGCGCCTCGAAGGCCTCATGACGCATCTTGCTGATGCCGACAATCAGCATGTCGAGCACACGGAAAACCAACTCGCGCGATTTCAGCAGGTCCTCCATCTCGTACAGGAACACGGCCTCGCAATTCCTTTGATTCATGTCGCCAATAGCGCCGGCATCATTAAATTTCCCACCAGCCAGCACTCACTCGTACGGCCCGGCATCATGTTGTACGGATACCATACCCTCCCGAACGACTCGACGAATCCCGAATTGCAGCCGATCCTCACGTGGAAGACGACTATCGCTCATATGCATACAATTGCAGCGGGAGGCGGCGTCAGTTACAACCGGACCTTCATCGCATCGCGGCAGACGCGCGTGGCGGTGTTACCGGTCGGGTATGCAGACGGGTACAACCGGTTGCTCTCGAATCGTGGACAGGTGTTGATCGGCGGACAACGGGTGCCGGTGATCGGACGAGTGTGCATGGATATGACGATGGTCGATGTTACGGACGTACGTAGCGCTACTATCGGAGACGAAGCAATCCTGATTGGACAACAGGGCTCCGAGCGGATCACTGCGGCTGACCTGGCCGCCTGGCAACAGACCATTCCCTATGAGATTCTCTGCGCCATCGGTCCCCGCGTGCCGCGCCGTTATCTGTCGCTCGTCTCACCCGCCGATGATGCGCGGTAACACCCCTGAAGGCAACGCCGCCACAACCGCCCTCAGCCGCAGTCACACGGCACCCTCTTGCCTTCCCCGCCCCGGTTCCCTCATAGTCCATACGTAGTCTGGGGAGCGCAGTCTGATCACGATTCGATCTCTCACAAACGGCATGAGGAAACACCCATGACTCGCTGGATCCCGTTGACGCAGCGCCTCCTGATTCGATGGTGCGCGGTCACCCTGCTTGTTATCCCTGTCAGCTCGGCTATAGCAGCAACCGCTCAGGCGCCAGGACAAACCGGAACGCCACCGTCAGCCATGACCATCCATATCCCGATCCCGGTGACACCACTCGCTGAGCTATATGGGAACTTGTCTCAGCAACTTGCGACACAGCAAAACCGCGGTCACGACTGGATCACCTTGGGAGGCGGAAGCGGTTTTCTCAAATACCGGCTCTGGCCTCACGAACAGGGCTCGACCACAGCGGAAGACCGACTGCTGTCTCACAGCACCGTGCCGTTCGGGGTGGAGTATGGCAAGCACATCAAAGGGTCCATCACCAAAATTGCCGAATGCGGACAGCGCGATGCCTCCGCAGGAACGGGACGACTGTCGGTCACAGTGGCCACGATGTTCAAGCAGGGCCGCAGCTATACGATACTTCCCACCAGCCAGGTCAGCGCCGTGCAATCTACCCAATCGTGCCTGTTGTCCGAGCAGGGCGTGGACGCAAGCCCACTGATGGCGCAAGTCTACCGAAGTGATTTACAGGAGGTGCTGCCCGCAATCGATCGCAAAGCATCCGGCCTCGTTACCATCAAACCGGCGGTCGCGCGTATCTGGAACGATCTCCAGGAGCCATTGCTGCTGGATGAGACAGAGCAGCTCTGGCTCGCATTGAACCCTGAAAGCACCGCCATGGCCGGAGTCGCGCCGCTATCCGGTGGTCCCGCAGCGGGCTATGGTGTCATCGCAAGGCCCACGGTCGTGCGAGGCGCTAAACCCATCCCGCGCCCTCTGCCGTTGCCCGAACCGCAGGATCGCTTTCATGATGACGGCTTTCATGTCAATTTTGCATTGCAGGTGCCCATCGAAGAAGCGAATCAACGGTTGCGGGAAGCGGTCATCGGACAGGAATGGTCGTTGGGCGTCGGGACGATCAAGATCGTCAACGCGACGCTCTATCCACTGGGTAATCAGGTGGGAGTCGAATTGATTCTTCGAGGACTATTGCCGCTGACCCTGCGCCTCAAGGGAACACCGGCCTATGACGAATCGGCGGGACGCATCCTCTTCCGGGAAGTCGATTACACCATCAAGGAACGCACCCCCGCCACAGACCTGGCGGAAGAATGGCTGCATGAACCGCTGCGAGAGGAATTGGCCGGCAGACTGACCTTGCCGATCCGGGAAGAATTAGACGTGATGCGGCAGGCGCTCGAGAAGGGGCTCAACCGTGAGATGAGCGGTGGCCGGTTGCGCGGCACGGTCAAACACTTGTCACTGGAAGACCTTGGGGTTCAGGCCGCCAGTCTCTCGGTCCGCTTCAAGACCGAAGGCACGCTGCGCTACGACGCCCGCCCCGACGTCGTCGCGCCGTAATTGGACACTACACCTTCAGCTTTCGTTTCAACTGCGTTTGCACACTCGATACCTTGCTGTCCAACCGTCCCTTCGGCCCCTTGCGATAGTCGATCTTGATGCTGCAGGACACGCGATTACAATCCTTGCGCATGCGCAGGTAGCACTTCTTGACGACCGCCATGACCTCGTCCCACTCCCCTTCCAGCACCGTGCCCATCGGATTCAATCGATAGGCCACTCCGCTTTTGTCGATGATATCGAGGGAGCGCGCGACATACTTGCTCACACTCTCGCCCTTGCCCAGCGGCGACATGCTGAATTCCAATAACACCATGTCTCTGTCCATCCTTCCTATGGCGTCGCCGGTGATGCGGCGGCCTGCTGTTTGGCACGATGCTCAGCCCAGACCTTCGGATACTGCACCTTCCCCAACAGGCGAAATCCGTCCAGTGCTTCGCGCAAGAGCGCGCGGCGTTTCTCGGCATCCGGCTCATTCGCCTTCGCTTGCTCACGAAGGTCGGCAAGCCAATCGACGAAGGCCGCAAATTCGCTATCGAGAATCCGCTCCAGATCTTCTTTCATGAATCCCGACAAAGCCGGCGCCTGGCCGCTCGAGCTGATCGCCACGCGAACATGCCCCGAACTGACCACCGCCGGCATCACAACATTCGAGACATCGGGCTGATCGACGGACCAGAGCAGGAATTTCTGTTCACGAGCCAACCGGATCAGTGAGTGCGCGAGTTCGCGATCATCCCGCAAGGTATTCAGGACCAGAATGACGCTCTCCAGATCGTTGGCGCGAAAGTGCCTTCCGCGGTGGATGATTTTCGCGGACGCAGCGAGTTTACGGAGTGCTTCGTGGAGCGTGGGACTGACGACCGTCACTTTGGCACCGGCATCCAATAACCGCTGCGCCTTATCTGCCGCCTCTTCATTGCCCCCGATGACCAGCACCGGCCATCCACGCACATCAAGTGAAATTTGAAACCCAGGATTTGCCGCCATGATAATCGTCCTCCCAGAAACCCACGACAACGTAAAGCCGTATCATACAACAGGCGATTTCGCAGGGTAAACCGGCTCCGCCATTCCCCTTTACGCCGGGAGCTGGGTATAATGCGCCCGCAACGGAAGGCAAGAGCCCCAGGGTTCGTGACGGGTTATCAAAGGAGTCTATCGTGGCTGGATATACAGGACGGTCCCTGGTCATGGCCGGCGGGATCATCGGGATTGCAGCGCTAGCGGCCTACTTCGGCGTCGCGCATATCGGAGAACCGGACCAGGGCGGCGGATCAATTGCCGGACAGGTACAGATTGCGCCGAATCTCGCCGACCAGGTCAAACCAACAGACGTGCTGTTTGTGATCGTGCGACGCCCCACCGGGCCCCCAAGGCCAATCGCGGCCAAGCGCTTTGACGGACCGAAATTCCCGGTACAGTTCGAAATTACGAACGAGGATGTGATGGTGAAGGGCAGCGAGCTCAAGGGGATGGTCGATGTGATCGCGCGCCTCGATCGAGACGGCCAGGCCGGGCAACCCCAACCGGGAGATATGGAAGGGCGCTATGCGAAAAACCCGACCCTGCCCGGCGGGCGCGATCTCACGATTACGATCGATAAGGTGTATTAACGACCGGCGAACATACCCGAGCCTCAGCGAAGGAGAACGAGGCTGGCAGAACAGGACAGGAACCACACGTCATCGAGTGAGTGCGGCATTGAGGCATCAGTCCATCACGAGTCAGTAGGCGGCTACGTCTCAGGCGGATCGGCATCCAACTCGAGATTCCAGTAGAGATAGTCCCGCCAACTTTCCGGCGTGTTCCGGATCCCGATGGTGATTGTCACGGTGGGGCTCCAGCGAGGCTTCACCGGCTTTTTCGTCAGGCGCATGTTGGCCTCTTCCGGCGTCCGTCCGCTTTTCCGATTGTTACAACGCCAGCACGCCGTCACGATGTTTTCCCAGGTCTTGCGTCCACCTTTCGCAATGGGCACCACATGGTCGAAGGTCAGTTCCTCTGTGCGGAACTTGTGCCGGCAGTATTGGCAGCAATACCCGTCGCGGGTGAAAATATTGATGCGAGAGAACTTCACCGCGCGATGG harbors:
- a CDS encoding UMP kinase, coding for MSSAHYRRILLKVSGEMLAGEQGYGIQPSILEGLAEEIADVVAMDVEVAVVIGGGNIFRGLAASARGMERASADYMGMLATVLNALALQNALEGRGVSTRVQSAIEMRQLAEGYIRRRAIRHLEKKRVVIFAGGTGNPYFSTDTAASLRAMEIGAQVIMKGTKVDGIYDSDPVKNPQAKKYNEIPFLSILTQNLKVMDSTAISLCMDNRLPLIVFNLKEKGNFKRVVQGDSIGTLVTVESR
- the frr gene encoding ribosome recycling factor, which produces MSTAQEVKHRVTEKMDHAIEHLKRDLAGIRTGRASVALLDGIKVDYYGTLTPLKQVANVATPEARLITIQPWEQNLIREVEKAIQTSDLGLTPSNDGKMIRIPLPPLTEERRKDLIKVCKKHGEEMKVQIRGFRRDGNEELKKLQKDAKLTEDELRKSETEIQKFTDQYVQKIDDMMKKKEGEILEV
- the alr gene encoding alanine racemase, giving the protein MYQPSESSPTSASVDLTALAQNVAHVRRLAPHAEMLAVVKANAYGHGAVEITRALQQLAVHRFGVATVDEGVALRQAGIRDAIVVLGATMPAQFSDLAAHRLTPVLYRADLVQTFAAAVEPSATPYPVHIKIETGMGRLGVLPHELPDLLSKPEFRAPLRLEGLMTHLADADNQHVEHTENQLARFQQVLHLVQEHGLAIPLIHVANSAGIIKFPTSQHSLVRPGIMLYGYHTLPNDSTNPELQPILTWKTTIAHMHTIAAGGGVSYNRTFIASRQTRVAVLPVGYADGYNRLLSNRGQVLIGGQRVPVIGRVCMDMTMVDVTDVRSATIGDEAILIGQQGSERITAADLAAWQQTIPYEILCAIGPRVPRRYLSLVSPADDAR
- a CDS encoding DUF4403 family protein translates to MTRWIPLTQRLLIRWCAVTLLVIPVSSAIAATAQAPGQTGTPPSAMTIHIPIPVTPLAELYGNLSQQLATQQNRGHDWITLGGGSGFLKYRLWPHEQGSTTAEDRLLSHSTVPFGVEYGKHIKGSITKIAECGQRDASAGTGRLSVTVATMFKQGRSYTILPTSQVSAVQSTQSCLLSEQGVDASPLMAQVYRSDLQEVLPAIDRKASGLVTIKPAVARIWNDLQEPLLLDETEQLWLALNPESTAMAGVAPLSGGPAAGYGVIARPTVVRGAKPIPRPLPLPEPQDRFHDDGFHVNFALQVPIEEANQRLREAVIGQEWSLGVGTIKIVNATLYPLGNQVGVELILRGLLPLTLRLKGTPAYDESAGRILFREVDYTIKERTPATDLAEEWLHEPLREELAGRLTLPIREELDVMRQALEKGLNREMSGGRLRGTVKHLSLEDLGVQAASLSVRFKTEGTLRYDARPDVVAP
- a CDS encoding MTH1187 family thiamine-binding protein, yielding MVLLEFSMSPLGKGESVSKYVARSLDIIDKSGVAYRLNPMGTVLEGEWDEVMAVVKKCYLRMRKDCNRVSCSIKIDYRKGPKGRLDSKVSSVQTQLKRKLKV
- a CDS encoding bifunctional precorrin-2 dehydrogenase/sirohydrochlorin ferrochelatase; the protein is MAANPGFQISLDVRGWPVLVIGGNEEAADKAQRLLDAGAKVTVVSPTLHEALRKLAASAKIIHRGRHFRANDLESVILVLNTLRDDRELAHSLIRLAREQKFLLWSVDQPDVSNVVMPAVVSSGHVRVAISSSGQAPALSGFMKEDLERILDSEFAAFVDWLADLREQAKANEPDAEKRRALLREALDGFRLLGKVQYPKVWAEHRAKQQAAASPATP
- a CDS encoding HNH endonuclease, which codes for MEMTLLLNSTYEPLRVLHWQKAITLLWQGKVEVLEVYDRQIHGISISIKLPSVMRLLKLVKLKDSHRAVKFSRINIFTRDGYCCQYCRHKFRTEELTFDHVVPIAKGGRKTWENIVTACWRCNNRKSGRTPEEANMRLTKKPVKPRWSPTVTITIGIRNTPESWRDYLYWNLELDADPPET